The DNA sequence GCACGGGCGGCCCGACTGCGACAGGCGATGCGCATGCGCACGTTCCGCTGGTAGCCGCCGGGGGCCGCGGCACCGAAACGGCGTGTGATTCGCAACGCGACGCGGACACAGCGGCCGGAAGACCTCTCCTGTAGCCGTTGTTTCTGCCACGATTCCGAGTGGGCGGGGCTCGGCACCGCATTCCCGCCCCCGACATCCGCCGGGGGGATCCCCAACCGGCGCCTATGAACAGTGGGAGAGTCACGGTGTACTTCGCCGCACTGCTCGCGCGCACCGAAGACGGGTGGGAAGCGAGCGACACGGAGCTCGACGATGTGGAGACCCTGTCGGATCTGACCGACCTGGCCCGTGAGGCCGCCGCCGAGGCGGGCGGGGCCGACGACGAAACAGTGCTCGTCTTCATCGAGCAGGAAGACGCGTGGTTCGGCGTCGTCCGCGTGGACGGCGAGGACGACCCGCGCATCTACGTCTCGGACGCGGCCGCCGCCGCCCGCAGCGCCTACGGCGAGATCCTGCTCACCGACGAGATGCTGGGGCGCGATCCGGACGACGGCGCGGACGACCTGGACGCGCTCGACCTCGACGGCACGGAGGACGGCGAGGACACGTCCGGCGACGACGAGGCGGAGGGCGGGATCGAGGCCGTGCCCTCGGGACCGCTCGGGGACCGGGAGATCCTGAGCGACCTCGGCGTCCCGGAGAAGGAGCTGCTCGCCCTGGAGAGCGGCGACGCCCTCAACGAGATCGCCGACGTCCTGGGCGCCGCGGAGGTGCTCGAAGCGGTCCGCTGACCACGTCCGCGCGACTCGGCCCGCGTGATCCGTAAGGTTCGTCGTGTGGCCCCTCGTGTGAACCCTCTCCCCGATCCCGTACGGGACCGCTGGCAGGTGCCGATGCGGCTCGCCCTGGACGAGGCCGCACTGGCCGTCCGGGGCGGCGACGTGCCCGTCGGCGCCGTCGTCCTCGCCCCGGACGGCGAGACGGTGCTCGCGCGCGCCCACAACGAGCGCGAGGCGGCCGGCGACCCCACCGCGCACGCCGAGGTCCTCGCGCTGCGCCGGGCCGCCGCCGCGCTCGGCTCCTGGCGGCTGCCCGGCTGCACCCTCGTCGTCACCCTGGAGCCGTGCGTGATGTGCGCGGGCGCGCTCGTGCAGTCCCGCGTGGACCGGGTCGTGTACGGCGCCCGCGACGAGAAGGCGGGCGCCGCGGGCTCCCTGTGGGACCTCGTGCGCGACCGACGGCTCAACCACCGCCCCGAGGTCGTCGAGGGCGTCCTCGCCGACGACTGCGCGACGCTGCTCACCGCCTTCTTCCGGGGGCGGTGACGGGCCTTTTCCGGGTCCTCTCCACGCCCTTTCCGGGCCCGGCGGCGGTCTGGCCGGGAACGGATTTCAGCGCAGGGCCCACCTTGGGCTAGGATCTCTCTCGGTAGCGTGTCCGAGCGGCCGAAGGAGCTCGCCTCGAAAGCGAGTGTGGCGCAAGTCACCGAGGGTTCAAATCCCTCCGCTACCGCTCTTCAGCACGAAGGGCCCCGTCCTCAGGACGGGGCCCTTCGTCGTTTCGCCGTTTAGGCCGGGGGGAGCGGCATCGGGGGGACAGCCGCTCCCCCCGATGAGGACCGGCGCTCTCAAGTCCGTGCCGCCACCGGGGGAGAGGACGGCACGGACCCCGCAGTGGAGGCCGGTTCGGGCCCGTGGATTCCTGCCAGATCCCGCGGGCCCACGTCCATACTCCGCCGGACACCACCGGAACACCGCAGGCCAATGGCCCCTGAGCGGGGGTCATTGGTCCTTAAAAACCAGGTGAGTTAGCGCCACGTTAGACTCGCCCGGCAACAGGCGGCAGCGGCTAGGACAGAGGGCGACGGGGGCGTGGGATGAGCGAGCACGGGGAGGGCACCGCGTGAAGGACCCAAAGAAGCTCATTCTCTTCGTCCTTGTGGTGTTCGTCCTGTACGTGATCATCACCGATCCGGCCAAGGCCGCCGACTACGTACAGGTCGGCTTCGAGGGCATCTCGGACGCCGCCAAGGCCATCGGCGACTTCATGACGTGGGTCGCCAACGGGGGCAAGGACGACTAGGAGCACCTGATGATCCGCCATCTGGTCCTGTTCAAGCTGAACGACGGCGTCGAGCGCGACGACCCGCGCGTCGTCGCGGGCGTCAAGGCCTTCGAGGAGCTGGGCGGCCTCATCCCGGAACTGACGTTCTGGGAGTGCGCCTGGAACATCTCGGAGCGGCCCATCGCGTACGACTACGCCATCAACTCCGCCGTCGCCGACACCGACGCGCTCAAGCGCTACCTGGAGCACCCGGCCCA is a window from the Streptomyces spectabilis genome containing:
- a CDS encoding Dabb family protein — its product is MIRHLVLFKLNDGVERDDPRVVAGVKAFEELGGLIPELTFWECAWNISERPIAYDYAINSAVADTDALKRYLEHPAHQAGVALWREFATWVIADYEF
- the tadA gene encoding tRNA adenosine(34) deaminase TadA, translating into MRLALDEAALAVRGGDVPVGAVVLAPDGETVLARAHNEREAAGDPTAHAEVLALRRAAAALGSWRLPGCTLVVTLEPCVMCAGALVQSRVDRVVYGARDEKAGAAGSLWDLVRDRRLNHRPEVVEGVLADDCATLLTAFFRGR